A genomic region of Granulicella cerasi contains the following coding sequences:
- a CDS encoding MFS transporter gives MTCVGALALTALDRGLLGSAWPQMRGELHATSAQYGSLVSAFSITYALAAPLYGRLLDRYGMARIFVTCICAWTLCSVATGFAHTFRQLVLLRILLGVFEAVSLPAIGWAYAAFLPAEERPLGTALTQIGLTGGSIGAVLLAGWSAERGQWRSAFLFTGIVSAVWIIAWAVVAHRRVDERRLQQSTTPPTPLLRLLMRADTWTLIVASLFTMPIYSLWTNWTTIFLVRDRGMTPAAANLELAWLPPLCAIAGGIAGGVVATRLSRERSPQRGRFIVFASASILLPATLFAFTSHHAIMSAIGIGLSLFITLCMSVNLYAMAADLCGAENAGLMFALLTMSYGFMQTFVSPLIGRWVDRHSFTAVAIGASLLPFIATALLRSTVTHSPEP, from the coding sequence ATGACTTGTGTTGGGGCACTTGCGCTTACCGCTCTCGACCGTGGGCTGCTTGGCAGCGCATGGCCACAGATGCGTGGCGAGTTGCACGCCACCAGCGCGCAGTACGGTTCGCTCGTTTCTGCATTTTCGATCACCTACGCACTGGCCGCGCCGCTCTACGGACGCCTGCTGGATCGCTATGGGATGGCGCGCATTTTCGTCACATGCATCTGCGCCTGGACGCTCTGCAGCGTCGCCACGGGATTCGCGCACACCTTCCGGCAGCTCGTTCTGCTCCGCATTCTGCTGGGTGTCTTTGAAGCCGTATCTCTACCCGCGATCGGATGGGCGTACGCCGCATTTCTGCCCGCAGAAGAACGTCCACTCGGCACCGCCCTCACACAGATAGGCCTGACGGGAGGAAGCATCGGCGCGGTGCTTCTCGCCGGTTGGTCCGCAGAGCGGGGCCAATGGCGCAGCGCGTTCCTCTTCACCGGCATAGTCAGTGCTGTGTGGATCATCGCGTGGGCCGTCGTGGCTCATCGCCGCGTCGACGAGCGGCGGCTCCAGCAATCAACAACTCCACCAACCCCATTACTGCGCTTGCTCATGCGAGCCGATACCTGGACGCTCATCGTTGCATCGCTTTTCACGATGCCGATCTACAGCTTGTGGACAAACTGGACCACCATCTTCCTCGTACGCGATCGCGGCATGACACCTGCGGCAGCTAACCTCGAACTCGCATGGCTCCCTCCGCTCTGTGCGATCGCGGGAGGCATCGCAGGAGGAGTCGTTGCTACACGACTCTCTCGCGAGCGTTCGCCACAACGCGGACGCTTTATCGTCTTCGCCTCAGCAAGCATCCTCCTGCCCGCGACGTTGTTCGCCTTCACGTCGCATCACGCGATCATGTCTGCGATCGGCATTGGGCTCAGCCTGTTCATCACGCTCTGCATGAGTGTCAACCTTTACGCGATGGCCGCAGACTTGTGTGGCGCGGAAAACGCAGGGCTGATGTTCGCGTTGTTGACCATGTCCTATGGCTTCATGCAAACCTTCGTCTCTCCACTCATTGGCAGGTGGGTAGATCGCCATAGTTTTACTGCGGTCGCGATCGGTGCGTCCCTATTGCCTTTTATCGCCACAGCTCTTCTGCGATCAACAGTTACCCACAGCCCAGAGCCCTGA
- a CDS encoding DUF3320 domain-containing protein: protein MPVVMLRGSGATLEILDRVTASSKTPHDDGVVRLFEEARRRLVETGTRNRLIHVNRSNTRGPILNLINERTEDVYATLSAHKTMRFLARGTDKTADSKEMSLALPDPVESMDPSRFTDDFLETPLGPDGLQKKLLSIAQEARTAEEEQGVNILYLALGFLTWYEDKTSKVPRVAPLILLPVDLVRNERTSTFDIRMRDEDLISNLPLSIRLRDDFGIQLPELDVEEEWTPSSYFDLVAEATAHRPSWSIDRDGMQLGFFSFSKLLMFQDLSPDSWPHGSLKNHALTRGLLFEGFEGAKISEDLDKHLDEALPPAKLFHVVDADASQAIAIEEVRSGRNLVIQGPPGTGKSQTICNIIATAVREGKTVLFVAEKMAALSVVYDRLVKVGMRDVCLELHSKSANRKAVLEELSRTLDAAQAIPRMPGEPEQLTAVRDRLNNIAEALHQPIGNSGETGIGVLARQARYLGMGYTPPKFASDKLLTMTRIDEEDLCRLIDEYGKHVALLGSPDTNPLRALKRLDLQPTDLARAAALLDQAIAALDSLRGALEGCAAALGIERTLKVSDTQTILDLLHTIATLPSTSTSAARACMGATDRARLSEALEAGKLWKEAANAAQSRFLEQALDAPVFDLRVPLTAGQKSFFSRWGSSYKQASKQLGGYLKGPLPKSAAERLALVEELLHVQSLRKKLKDDELFCAQSIGPVWRGEQTDFASLLPVGSWLSQIERSALSASIERAIALSEDRSQLGALTSELERVAPGSQRLLEQACDALSLDMRRWAAGNVSEVSLLETLEQLRLLQTHLKDYVSWASSARTRAKMIDLGLESIVAEMHAGALQPDAAAVELRFARAERLWSEARSLHPLLQELDGIDRHELVRTFANLERNHLRENVTHIRNKHLSHVPTGALGEMKVVRGEIAKRRRLIPLRRLMNSAPGAIQRIKPVLLMSPISVAQYLQPGIFKFDLLVIDEASQVRPEDALGAVARAEQVVVVGDPRQLPPTSFFDRLLLDGDNREDEANEDEGEDLLEGAAKLEEMESILTLCEARGLGRRMLKWHYRSKDPSLIEVSNAEFYDNELVLLPSPLKNDPRFGLCFTQVSGVYDRGGKRDNRLEGEALVRKVAEHARLNPKQSLGIATFSVSQRNLITELLELARRSDKTLDAFLSESSRESVFVKNIENIQGDERDVILISVCYGPVVAGGRLSSLSFGPVNSEGGGRRLNVLFTRARLRCEVFASFDPSEIDLSRARGEGVRIFKRYLDFAKNGKFEQDAPTGEDAETALEQDVADVIRQMGFLADPQVGSSGFRIDIGVRHPSRPGTYLLAVECDGATYHHALWARERDRMRQEVLEHLGWKFHRVWSTDWFYRRPLEIERLREALFAALNLESDPHSVQEEDELVASSAEVLIDGDAAITETPSSETTSIRKIPLYTRTLYSVDSVLEPHEASPELLEKTALSIVTAEGPIHEDEVARRVASCFGKERAGARIVAAVTAALKRAARSESELLCESQFWFIQAQKENPPVRDRSQEEGTVLKAEYISLLELQAALGYARTDNGGGTDAELIRAASRYLGFKRVGSDLQKRLQEALDVSTRAH, encoded by the coding sequence ATGCCTGTCGTAATGCTGCGCGGTTCTGGAGCGACATTGGAAATTCTTGATCGAGTAACTGCCTCTTCAAAAACTCCCCATGACGATGGGGTCGTTCGCCTGTTCGAAGAAGCCCGCCGCCGTCTCGTGGAGACTGGAACGCGCAACCGTTTGATCCATGTGAATCGTTCGAACACACGCGGGCCGATTCTCAACCTGATCAACGAACGCACGGAAGATGTGTATGCGACCTTGAGCGCACACAAGACTATGCGCTTCCTGGCGCGTGGGACGGACAAGACGGCGGACTCCAAAGAGATGTCGTTGGCGCTACCTGATCCGGTGGAGTCGATGGACCCGTCGCGGTTCACCGATGATTTTCTGGAGACGCCGCTGGGGCCGGACGGGCTGCAGAAGAAGCTGCTTTCGATTGCACAGGAAGCCCGCACCGCCGAAGAAGAGCAAGGCGTGAACATCCTCTATCTGGCGTTGGGTTTCTTGACCTGGTACGAAGACAAAACCTCTAAGGTGCCGCGTGTCGCCCCGCTGATTCTGCTTCCAGTTGACCTTGTCCGTAATGAACGGACCTCGACGTTCGACATCCGCATGAGAGACGAGGACCTTATCTCGAACCTCCCGCTCTCGATCCGACTGAGAGATGATTTCGGAATTCAGCTTCCTGAGCTTGATGTCGAGGAAGAGTGGACGCCTTCCAGCTACTTCGATCTGGTGGCCGAGGCGACTGCTCATCGGCCGTCTTGGTCGATTGATCGGGACGGTATGCAGTTGGGATTCTTCTCCTTCTCGAAGCTGCTGATGTTCCAAGATCTGTCGCCAGATTCCTGGCCGCATGGGTCGCTGAAGAACCACGCACTGACACGCGGTCTGCTCTTTGAGGGGTTTGAGGGAGCAAAGATTTCAGAAGATTTGGATAAGCACCTGGACGAAGCCCTTCCTCCAGCGAAGCTCTTCCATGTCGTTGATGCTGACGCGTCGCAAGCGATCGCCATTGAAGAGGTGCGCTCCGGTCGTAACCTTGTGATCCAGGGACCTCCGGGCACCGGCAAGTCGCAGACAATTTGCAACATCATCGCGACCGCTGTTCGCGAAGGCAAGACGGTACTCTTCGTCGCGGAGAAAATGGCCGCACTTTCCGTGGTGTATGACCGCTTGGTGAAGGTAGGCATGCGCGATGTTTGCCTTGAACTGCATTCGAAGTCCGCGAACAGAAAAGCCGTTCTGGAAGAACTGAGCAGAACGCTGGATGCAGCACAAGCGATCCCACGGATGCCCGGTGAGCCGGAACAGCTCACCGCTGTAAGAGATCGGCTGAACAACATCGCTGAGGCTTTGCACCAGCCGATTGGTAATTCAGGAGAAACCGGAATTGGCGTTCTCGCACGGCAAGCTCGCTATCTGGGGATGGGGTACACGCCGCCGAAGTTTGCCTCGGACAAGCTTCTGACCATGACTCGGATAGACGAGGAAGATCTTTGCAGACTCATCGATGAGTATGGAAAGCACGTCGCGCTTCTTGGCTCACCCGATACGAATCCGCTGCGGGCGCTGAAGCGTCTCGATCTCCAGCCTACGGACCTCGCCCGGGCAGCGGCATTGCTGGATCAAGCCATTGCCGCGTTGGATTCATTGCGAGGTGCGCTTGAAGGATGTGCGGCGGCTTTGGGTATCGAGCGGACACTTAAGGTATCCGACACGCAAACCATTCTTGATCTCTTGCACACAATTGCGACGCTTCCATCAACCAGCACATCTGCGGCAAGAGCTTGTATGGGGGCGACTGATCGTGCGCGACTTAGCGAGGCGTTGGAGGCGGGAAAGCTCTGGAAAGAAGCTGCAAATGCGGCGCAATCTCGCTTTCTGGAACAGGCGCTGGATGCTCCAGTGTTCGATCTGCGCGTTCCTCTCACAGCCGGACAGAAATCCTTCTTTAGTCGATGGGGCAGTTCTTACAAGCAGGCTTCAAAGCAACTCGGCGGATATCTGAAGGGGCCTCTTCCGAAATCAGCGGCTGAAAGATTGGCGCTGGTAGAGGAACTCCTTCATGTGCAGTCCCTCCGCAAGAAGCTCAAGGATGATGAACTCTTTTGCGCGCAAAGCATCGGACCAGTATGGCGAGGGGAACAAACTGACTTCGCCTCTTTGCTGCCTGTTGGGAGTTGGCTTTCCCAAATAGAGCGATCTGCTTTGAGCGCTTCCATCGAGCGCGCTATTGCGCTCTCTGAAGATCGTTCTCAGCTAGGCGCTCTTACCTCAGAGTTGGAAAGGGTCGCGCCAGGCTCGCAGCGTCTGCTTGAGCAGGCTTGTGATGCCCTCAGTTTGGACATGAGACGCTGGGCAGCTGGCAATGTCTCAGAGGTCTCGCTGCTTGAAACATTAGAGCAATTGCGGTTGCTGCAGACTCACCTCAAAGACTATGTTTCGTGGGCGAGTTCGGCACGGACTCGTGCAAAGATGATCGATTTGGGGCTTGAGTCCATCGTGGCTGAGATGCACGCCGGAGCATTGCAGCCTGATGCCGCTGCCGTCGAACTGCGTTTTGCTAGAGCAGAAAGACTCTGGTCGGAGGCTCGCTCTCTCCATCCTCTTCTGCAGGAATTGGATGGCATTGACCGCCATGAGCTCGTAAGAACATTCGCGAATCTGGAACGCAATCATCTGCGTGAAAATGTTACGCATATTCGGAACAAGCACCTCTCTCACGTGCCGACGGGTGCCCTCGGCGAGATGAAAGTAGTGCGTGGCGAGATTGCGAAACGGCGCAGGCTCATCCCTCTGCGACGGCTTATGAATAGCGCCCCAGGTGCCATTCAGAGAATCAAACCAGTGTTGCTCATGAGCCCGATCTCTGTGGCTCAATACCTGCAGCCGGGCATCTTCAAATTCGACCTTCTCGTTATCGATGAAGCCAGTCAGGTGCGTCCAGAAGATGCCCTCGGAGCGGTAGCCCGCGCAGAGCAGGTCGTCGTCGTTGGCGATCCTCGGCAGCTTCCGCCCACCTCTTTCTTTGACAGACTCCTGCTGGACGGTGACAACCGCGAAGATGAGGCGAATGAAGATGAGGGCGAAGATCTGTTGGAGGGAGCTGCGAAGCTTGAGGAGATGGAGAGTATCCTCACCCTTTGTGAGGCGCGCGGACTAGGTCGGCGTATGTTGAAGTGGCATTACCGTTCGAAAGATCCATCTCTGATCGAGGTCTCGAACGCGGAGTTCTATGACAACGAATTGGTGTTGCTACCCTCGCCCCTCAAAAACGATCCCCGCTTCGGACTCTGTTTCACGCAGGTATCCGGTGTGTATGACCGAGGTGGCAAGCGGGACAACCGTCTCGAAGGGGAAGCTCTAGTCCGGAAAGTCGCAGAACACGCGCGACTGAATCCGAAACAATCCCTGGGGATTGCTACTTTCTCCGTGTCGCAGAGGAACCTGATTACGGAACTGTTGGAACTTGCCCGACGCTCAGACAAGACGCTTGATGCTTTTCTGAGTGAGTCATCAAGGGAAAGTGTTTTCGTGAAGAACATCGAGAACATTCAAGGTGATGAGCGTGATGTCATCCTGATTAGCGTCTGCTATGGTCCCGTCGTGGCGGGCGGCCGGCTCAGCAGTTTGTCCTTTGGGCCTGTAAATAGTGAAGGCGGTGGACGTCGCCTTAATGTTTTGTTTACGCGTGCGCGCCTCCGCTGCGAAGTCTTCGCTTCTTTCGATCCTTCCGAGATCGATCTCAGCAGGGCGCGAGGTGAAGGTGTCCGTATCTTCAAGCGGTACCTCGATTTTGCAAAGAACGGAAAGTTTGAACAAGATGCTCCGACAGGAGAGGATGCGGAAACCGCACTCGAACAGGACGTAGCCGATGTGATTCGTCAGATGGGTTTTTTGGCAGATCCGCAGGTTGGCTCAAGTGGCTTTCGTATTGATATCGGTGTTCGGCACCCCTCACGTCCGGGAACCTATCTACTCGCCGTCGAATGCGATGGAGCTACGTATCATCATGCATTGTGGGCGCGCGAGAGAGATCGCATGCGTCAGGAGGTGCTTGAGCATCTCGGATGGAAGTTTCACAGGGTATGGAGTACAGACTGGTTCTATCGTAGGCCACTGGAAATAGAGCGTTTGCGAGAAGCTCTATTCGCTGCACTGAACCTCGAGAGTGATCCTCATTCAGTTCAAGAAGAGGATGAGCTGGTCGCTTCCTCAGCTGAAGTCTTGATAGATGGTGATGCCGCTATCACTGAGACGCCGTCGTCGGAGACAACATCCATCCGCAAAATTCCTCTGTATACGAGAACCCTCTACTCAGTGGACTCTGTGCTGGAACCGCACGAGGCGAGCCCAGAACTCCTGGAGAAAACGGCTCTGAGCATCGTCACTGCAGAAGGGCCGATTCACGAAGACGAAGTTGCCCGCCGTGTCGCTTCGTGCTTCGGTAAGGAGCGTGCGGGTGCTCGTATTGTCGCGGCTGTAACAGCGGCCCTCAAGCGAGCGGCGCGGTCTGAATCAGAGCTACTTTGCGAGTCGCAATTCTGGTTCATCCAAGCGCAAAAGGAGAATCCGCCTGTGCGCGACCGGTCCCAAGAAGAGGGGACAGTACTGAAAGCAGAGTACATTTCGCTTTTAGAGCTGCAGGCGGCACTCGGATATGCGCGGACCGACAACGGAGGCGGCACTGATGCGGAGCTCATCCGAGCTGCATCGCGTTATCTAGGTTTCAAACGTGTCGGATCGGATCTTCAAAAGCGCTTGCAAGAGGCATTGGATGTATCCACCCGAGCCCATTGA
- a CDS encoding type I restriction-modification system subunit M, translating into MLTGEIRNQIDRIWDAFWSGGIANPVDVIEQITYLLFLKRLDEVQELEERRATRLGTPLARRIFPEGNDPKGVPYEDFRWKRLKNASAPEMYTRFADHIFPWLRTMGDGTTYAHYMRDARFTIPESLIARAVDLIDNVPMDDRDTKGDVYEYMLGKLATSGTNGQFRTPRHIIRFMVEMMAPTPKDVMVDPAAGTCGFLMVTGEYLRDNHAELFANDKLRKHFNEELFHGFENDGAMLRIGSMNMLLHGVENADIQRRDSLAQDHSGEDEKYTLVLANPPFAGSLDYENVAKDLQRVVKTKKTELLFLALFLRLMKPGGRAAVIVPDGVLFGSSKAHKELRRLLVEEQKLDGVVSLPSGVFRPYAGVSTAILCFTKTNSGGTENVWFYDMQADGWSLDDKRQELLPFEKLGSAPAEALTEAEHAKNNLPDALTRWKQRDGSERERPRTAQSFCVPKSEIAENGYDLSLNRYKQVVYEEVEHVPPQLILRELMDLEKEIEAGLKELEGMLR; encoded by the coding sequence ATGCTAACTGGCGAAATTCGTAATCAAATCGACCGCATCTGGGACGCCTTCTGGTCCGGCGGCATCGCCAACCCGGTCGATGTCATCGAGCAGATCACTTATCTGTTGTTTCTAAAGCGTCTGGACGAGGTTCAGGAGCTGGAAGAGCGCAGGGCCACGCGCCTCGGCACCCCGCTTGCCCGTCGCATCTTCCCCGAGGGCAACGACCCCAAGGGCGTGCCCTACGAGGACTTCCGGTGGAAGCGCCTCAAGAACGCCTCCGCCCCGGAGATGTACACCCGCTTCGCCGACCACATCTTCCCTTGGCTGCGAACCATGGGTGACGGCACCACCTACGCGCATTACATGCGGGACGCCCGCTTCACGATCCCGGAGTCACTGATCGCCCGCGCAGTGGACCTTATCGATAACGTCCCCATGGACGACCGCGACACCAAGGGCGACGTTTACGAGTACATGTTGGGCAAGCTGGCCACCTCCGGCACCAACGGCCAGTTCCGCACGCCGCGCCACATCATCCGCTTCATGGTCGAGATGATGGCCCCCACGCCCAAGGACGTAATGGTGGACCCCGCCGCCGGCACCTGCGGCTTCCTCATGGTCACTGGCGAGTACCTGCGCGACAACCACGCAGAGCTTTTCGCGAACGACAAGCTCCGCAAGCACTTCAACGAAGAACTCTTCCACGGCTTTGAGAACGACGGAGCCATGCTCCGCATCGGCAGCATGAACATGCTGCTGCACGGCGTGGAGAACGCCGACATCCAGCGCCGCGACTCGCTCGCGCAGGACCACTCCGGCGAGGACGAGAAGTACACGCTGGTGCTGGCCAATCCGCCCTTTGCCGGGTCGCTCGACTACGAGAACGTCGCCAAGGACCTGCAGCGCGTCGTCAAGACGAAGAAGACCGAACTGCTCTTCCTCGCGCTCTTTCTCAGGCTCATGAAGCCGGGCGGACGCGCGGCGGTCATCGTGCCGGATGGCGTGCTCTTCGGCTCCAGCAAGGCACATAAGGAGCTGCGCCGCCTGCTCGTCGAGGAACAGAAGCTGGACGGCGTGGTCTCACTGCCCTCGGGAGTTTTCCGTCCCTACGCGGGTGTCTCGACCGCGATTCTGTGTTTCACCAAAACCAACTCGGGCGGTACGGAGAACGTCTGGTTCTACGACATGCAGGCCGACGGCTGGTCGCTCGACGACAAGCGGCAGGAGCTGCTGCCCTTTGAGAAACTGGGCTCCGCACCAGCCGAGGCCCTCACCGAAGCCGAGCACGCGAAGAACAACCTGCCTGACGCCTTGACTCGCTGGAAGCAACGCGACGGCTCTGAGCGCGAACGCCCACGTACCGCGCAGAGCTTCTGCGTGCCCAAGAGCGAGATCGCCGAGAACGGCTACGACCTGAGCCTGAATCGCTACAAGCAGGTGGTCTACGAAGAGGTGGAGCATGTACCGCCTCAGCTCATCCTGCGCGAACTGATGGACTTGGAGAAGGAGATCGAGGCGGGGTTGAAGGAGTTGGAGGGAATGCTGCGGTGA
- a CDS encoding restriction endonuclease subunit S, whose amino-acid sequence MKHGWKQLPFEEVIEDCSSGNPKVLQSSYQPSGKIPVVDQGKELIAGYVDDASLRCKEKSPRIIFGDHTRIFKFIDFPFCLGADGVKVLRPKIEADTKFLFHCLRALQIPEAGYSRHYKFLKRMPVVLPPLAEQRRIAEILDQAEALRAKRRQALAKLDTLTPSLFLEMFGDSDSNPKGWTKKKLVDICSTITDGEHQTPKRSNSGFKLLSARNVRNGHLDFSDVDYVDEVEFERIVSRCRPQRNDVLISCSGTIGRVSAIRTDEGLCLVRSAALLRPIKENVDTDFLEGWLLQPWMTRMMMSRANASGQPNLFQNQIKELPILVPPLSLQHQFSVRAGAIREQRIKFETAFDEGDKLASSLQHRAFRGEL is encoded by the coding sequence GTGAAACACGGCTGGAAACAACTGCCCTTTGAAGAGGTCATCGAAGATTGCTCGTCGGGGAACCCAAAGGTTCTTCAGAGTTCTTATCAGCCCTCGGGAAAAATCCCGGTCGTGGATCAGGGTAAGGAGTTGATTGCTGGCTATGTCGATGACGCGTCGCTTAGGTGTAAGGAGAAGTCTCCAAGAATAATTTTCGGAGACCATACCCGTATATTCAAATTTATCGACTTCCCATTCTGCCTTGGTGCCGACGGCGTAAAAGTTCTTCGCCCAAAGATCGAAGCTGACACCAAATTTCTCTTCCATTGCCTGCGGGCACTTCAGATCCCCGAAGCGGGATACAGCAGACATTACAAGTTCCTAAAGCGCATGCCCGTTGTTCTTCCACCACTAGCGGAGCAGCGAAGGATTGCGGAGATTCTGGATCAGGCGGAGGCATTACGGGCCAAGCGCCGCCAGGCTCTCGCCAAACTCGACACCCTCACCCCATCCCTATTCCTCGAAATGTTCGGCGATTCAGACTCTAACCCAAAGGGATGGACGAAGAAGAAGCTTGTCGATATCTGCTCAACAATTACTGATGGAGAGCATCAGACACCCAAACGTTCAAATTCTGGATTCAAGCTCCTGTCAGCAAGGAATGTTAGGAACGGGCATCTAGACTTTTCCGATGTTGATTATGTTGACGAAGTCGAGTTCGAGCGGATCGTCTCGCGTTGCCGTCCACAAAGAAACGATGTTCTTATCTCATGCTCGGGAACCATTGGACGCGTCTCCGCGATTCGTACTGATGAAGGCTTATGCCTAGTTCGCAGCGCTGCACTTCTGCGACCTATTAAGGAGAATGTCGACACCGATTTCCTTGAAGGATGGCTGCTACAACCTTGGATGACTCGAATGATGATGAGTCGTGCGAATGCCTCTGGGCAGCCGAATCTCTTTCAGAACCAGATAAAAGAGCTTCCTATCCTTGTACCTCCGTTGTCTTTACAGCACCAGTTTAGCGTTCGGGCAGGAGCTATCCGCGAGCAAAGAATAAAGTTCGAAACTGCATTCGACGAGGGAGATAAACTGGCTTCATCTCTTCAGCACCGTGCCTTCCGAGGTGAACTCTAA